DNA from Tripterygium wilfordii isolate XIE 37 chromosome 15, ASM1340144v1, whole genome shotgun sequence:
CAACAAAGGCAGAGTCTTTTATGCAAGTGCCCCAAaagaagttcttgaagtttACTCTGCTCAATTTGACAAGGACATGGCATCTTTTCTGAATGCCAGGGCACAAGAGCTTGTCCATGGAGGACTTATGGCCATTTTGATACCATGTATTCCCCATGATGTTCCTCCATCACAATGCAACATCTTTGCAGTTTTTGCTTTACTCGGAGAGAGTTTTACAGACATGGTCAACCTGGTAAGAGAACACTTGAACTTTTCCACTTCAGACCCTCATCCTTGATATTGCTCTTACTGATTTGTCTTGTTTGTCACACTTCAGGGATTAGTTAGTGAAGCCAAAGTGGACTCCTTCAACTTGCCTTTGTACAGCCCAACTTCACAAGAGCTGAAGGCATTGATAAAGAAAAATGGTTGTTTCAGCATTGAGAGAATGGAACCAATACACCGTCGTCGTCCAAAGAAAGTAGAAGCTTCTACCATAGAAGCCTATATTGCAGCACTCAGAACTAGTTGGGAAGGAATGATCGGTCAGCACTTTGGGGATGAAATCATTGATGAGTTGTTTGATCTGTACACAACCAAAGTTGTGGCCTCTTCTATCTTCTCAGAGTCATCAAATTATGAGGCTTTGGTTGAACTGCTTGTCCTACTGAAACGAAACCATTGATGGTCAAGaacatttattcaatttatcCATTCAAAGCAGTGCAAAACATCATAAACTGTATCAATCTCTAAGGGGCAAAACATGTCCTGGCCTGAAAAAGTACGGCGTATATCAGTGCATAACACCCTGCAAAATGCACATCATAGCCTGGTTGTCCCGAAACTCCGTTCTCTATTCATGTGTTGGGGCATGGATTCTGTAAATGAATCTTCTAAACTTATCTTTTCTTCTGGCCACTCGCGGCTGCTTAACGTGTTAGACATGCAAGATGCATCCTTGAAGAAATTCCCAAAACAGGTAAGCAGCCTCTTCCTTTTAAAGTATCTAAACTTGAGGaataccaaattaaaaaatattccaaGCTCTATCAGGAATCTCGGTTTCCTTGAGACATTGGACCTTAAGAAAACTCATGTCAGTAAATTGCCAGTTGACATTCTGGAGCTCAAAAGGCTCCGCCACCTCTTGGTTTATCATTATGAAAAGGAGCCCAATTCTAATACTCACTTCAAATATGGTTTCAAGGCCATGAAAAGAATAGGATGTCTACAGTCCTTACAAAAGCTCTGCTTCATAGAGTCACACCAGCATGGCAACCATATAATGGAAGAACTTGGCCGGCTCCGACAACTAAGAAGGTTGGGCATTATAAAGTTCAGAACAAGAGACGGGAAGGCGCTATGTTCTTCCATTGAGAAGCTGAAGAACCTTCGAGCCTTTTCTGTGACTGCAGAACACAAAAATGAGATCATTGATATGCAACACTTGACTTGCCCTCCTCAGTTTCTTCAACGGCTATACTTGAGAGGACGTTTAGAGAAGCTCCCCAACTGGATATCTTCACTTCAAGGTTTGGTCAAGCTATGTTTAAGGTGGAGCCGATTAACTGGTGACCCACTTTTTACTCTCCATCGTTTACCAAATCTGGTGCATCTTGAATTCATTCAGGCTTTTGATGGAGAAAGCCTGGTATTTGTGGCAGGAGGGTTTCAAAGGCTTAAGTTCTTGGGTCTAAATAAGTTAGAGCGACTAAAAAGGGTAGTTGTGGAAAAGGGAGCACTGCCTTGTCTTGAAAAGCTAATCGTTGGGTATTGCGGATTACAGCAGGTTCCATCAGGCATTGAAAATCTAACTATGCTTAAATTACTGGTGTTTCAAAAGATGCCTAGCAATTTCATATCGTCACTTCATCTTTTTTGTGGCGAAGATAATTGGAAGGATTCGCACATCCCGGAGGTTTACTtcactgattctgaatatggcATTACAGATGATGTTTACTCCTTAGAGAGTTTCAGAAAGGGACAAAACTTCCTGAGGCTTGACGCTGGAATAAAGAGACAAAAGCATGAATGAAAGTTCTAAATAGCTTTAGAGATTCACtgtaaataaacaaataatgggCGTACTGCTATTTGTATATTTTGCTTTCCGCATATGTATTATCCTTCCTCACTGTAAATAAGAAATCTACACTGTAATTTAGTTTCTGTGGGTGCCTCTTATGTCCTTTTGCTTTCTTGATCATTCTCTCCATTTGTCGTCAAAAAATTAATACTGTTATGGCTACCAAGTAGAGAACAgcataatgaattaattaaatcaCAATTGAAAGAAATTATTCATGTGGTTTCGCAAAATTGCTTGAGCTAGAACGATGAATATAATTTCGACCAACAAAATTACAGAGCATAAAAGAGGGGGGAAACCCAAATCCAAAAACTATTCTTCATCAGCCAGACCAAAGAGAGTCCAAGTTTTGCACATAGTGAAAATTATCCCAACAAAAAGGACATAACTGGACACAAGTCCTATGCAGTTTAAATTTCAATGTGGCTGCACTTACCATTGTCTAAGTAGTGGACTTCCTGGAACCATGAGAGATGTTAAGAAACCTTTGGCTTCCTAGTGAAAGAAATCCGGAAGATCTCTTGTCAACAATATCAATGACGGCGAAAAGAAACATCCATTCTGAAACACGGCAGCCGGCGACGCGCGTGGAACGGTGGAAGGTGAAGCGAACGAGGGAATGAGGTGTTAAACTACAGTGTCTCATCCAAGCTAGGCAAACAAAGCCCAATCCGACTTCTTAGGTGATGGATCCGTCATTCCTTTGTGTGGGAAGGAGTTAATGGGCTCACTAAAATTAGAAAAGCCCAATTCTATTTTCCTTCAATGGGCCCATAATTAGGGCTCAATAAGAAGTAACATAAGGCCCATGTGTGAGGGATGTCTGAATCTGATGTGGGTACTGGGTGGGTGAGATGAGAATCCCCCGAGGCCTGAAGTGTACCAAGATCCTCTGCAATTGAGGGTTCGTGAGCTTGCAATACATGATCGGTGATCTTACCTTCTGAGACTATTCCAAGCAATTGCTATTGCATTTGCATGCACTGACAATTGCAAAGGATCTCCATCCTTCTAAAGTACCATAAACGAACACTACAACTTCTCCACTTCAGACCCTCATCCTTGATATCGCCGCGCTTACTGATTTGTCTTGTTTGTCACGCTTCAGGGATTAGTTAGTGAAGCCAAAGTGGGCTCCTTTAACTAACCTTCGTACAGCCCAACTTCACAAGAGCTGAAGGGCTTGATAAAGAAAAATGGTTGTTTCAGCATTAAGAGAATGGAACCGATACAGCGTCGTCGCCCAAAGAAATTAGAAACTTGTTCCATAGAAGCCTATATTGCAGCACTCAGAACTAGTTGGGATGGAATGATCGGTCAGCACTTTGGGGATGAAATCATTGATGAGTTGAACTGCTTGTCCTACTGAAACGAAACCATGTTTTATGGTCAGACAATTTGTTCAATCTATCCAACAAAATTTGGCAATGATTGGATTTCATCCCAAATATTGAACAGAGCCCCAACACTCGGATCTGGTTTCTGCGGAGAGAAGCAATGTTggaaatgcattttttttttctctccacaGTTTTCTTCCTGTACATCTTTCTGATAGTCtttcaaatttcttctctaaaGTCATTTAGGATTGCGGATTTGGGACGTTCTGTTGGACCTAACACATTCACAGCAGTAACGGAATTCTATAGATTGAGTTTCTAGTAGAGCATATCAAAGAAACTGGGCATTTTAAGGTGACCACAAAGCAATTAACACAAAAAGGTTTGGTTGTCCATTATCTTGTAATTTCCATTGCAACATAGGATGCTTGCTGGGCTGTTTATTACCTACTAACCACAAACTACTCAACTCATACACAAAATAGCAACAAACAACTCTCGAGCGCAAGTGCACAAGACTCTTGCGGTGAAGACAGGATCAAGTAATGAATACATATGCTAATCATGTACTTCACAGAGAAAATTATAAGGTAACTTAACTTTAGACCAGCTGACACTTCAGTACATTGATTCACAAGCACCTAAAGATCATGGAAACTTTGATGAGAAGACCTCAATCATGATCAATCACCATTTCGCTTGAGAAGGACAAACAATTCAGATAAAGACTCGTACTTTTCTGACTCCGAAAAGATGGAAGAGTTGATGGCTTTCTTGGTGAACCGATCGAAGAGCTCGTCAACTATATCATTACCAAAGTGTTCCCGGATCATTCCTTCCCAAGCAGCTCTTAAGTGCAGGATCATACTCTTAATGAAAGAAGCGTCAACTTGAGTCCTACTCCGGCATATGTTTTCCATTCTTTCAATGCTAAAATCACCATTTTTCTCAATCAAGCCCTTTAATTCTTGTGGACTTGTGTGGTACAGTGGCAAGTTGAAGGAGTCCACTTTAGCCTCACTAACTAATCCCTGAAATGacagaaacaaaaacaacacaGTCATCTTTCTCAATTGTTCAAAGTAATTGATCTGcgcaaaacaaacaaacaaatgttACCATATTGGCCAAATCCGTGAGGCTGTCTCCAAGTAAATCAAACACGCCTTCCATGTTGCGCTGCGAAGGAGGAGTGCCATCTGGAAAGCAAGGTATCAATAAGGCCATAAGCCCTCCATGGACCACCTCATGTGCCCTGGCATTGAGAAAAGATGTGATGTCTTTAGCAAATTGAGCTGTGTAAGCTTCGAAGACTTGTTCCGAGGCACTTGTGTAAAAGATCTTCCCCTTATTGTATGCGGGTGATTCCTTGTCTACCAACTCTTTTGGAACACTTGAGAGCCAATGAAGTGAATAGGAGGAGTGGACAAAATGGATAGACTTCTTGGGAAACAAGCGGCCATGAAAAGGACCAGGTGCAGCAGCAACAAAGTATTCCCTATCAGAAGGAAGATTCTTGAAGAGGGTATTGAAATCATTAGAGATTTGATCATTGAAAAATGCTTGAAACTCAACATCAGTTTCTTGATATTTGAGTTTCACAGAATTTATAATGTTTTGCACAGCAAAGTATGTGTTAGGCCCAACAGAAGATCCCAGATCAGCAACCCTGAACATTTTcggagaaaaggaagaagaagatgacatGAACTTAGCCACATCAAGCTTTTCATCAATTCCTTTGTTTATCAAGTCCTTCATCAGCTCCAATCCTTGTCTctacagaaaaagaaaagaaaaaaaaaaaaaaaaacctttcaaAATCCTTATTAACCCAAGCTAACTATAAgtcaattatatatacacatatttagAGTACCTGCCCCAAAGAATTGCGGGTGTAGCTGTAATGTCCATCTCCTCCATTCATAGTAGTTTTCATGGCCATTTTTCTCTCTTATCAGCTCTCAAATCAAGTAACATACCCTTCTCACACTATTAAAACCAAACTTATAGAAGGAGCTGCCATTTTCTTGGTGATGCTACTTGGGTTCTTTCTGTGTAACGTTAATGGTGTTTGTTTATTCTGGTCTGCTGAAAGAGATGGTTTGTTTCCATTGCTTTAGCCGCCCTAGTCGGTGTTTTCTACGTTGATCTTTTCGTATTTGGCTTGTAGTTATGATGTTCGTCTGCAGAGCATAAACTTGATTGCCTTTGTACATTtcaattattcaaaaaaaaaaggcattagCTTAAACTAGACGGGAAATGAAACAAATACAAGGAGATTTAGGCAGACCTGGAAGCATGGTTTGAATCTGGAGGAGTTGTTGTAAGGAgaaacattctaagaacacctaaTACAAACAACAGAAACAGCTAAATAAGGTCCAAAATAACAACAACagcaataataattaattatcacTTGCAGAGTTGGCTAATCTGCCATTTGAAAGCCGCACCAGCAATATGTTAAAACATCTGACACATGAAGATTTTTCACATGATGTTTTAGTTTTGTTGTGGGTGTTAGAACTTGCAAGTCTCTCATGCACATGCTCTACGAGGTTCAAACAACTAACTTAATCATATGAACCAACGATTTTTTGTTGTCCCGTTCCATTCCCTCCTCTTTAATGGTCCTTGATGTATTCATTCAATCTAGAGACTTTGTTTGGCCTAATGATTGAACATTAAAGAAAAGgtacccaaaaacaaaaaaaaacagtgaCCCACGCCTCATAGAGCTGccaatatttgtttgatttactaCACGTCTTCATCAAGCCATTCCTAGGACGTAAAGAGGAAATGCTTACCATATATACTTCAAATCACTAGCAGATCATGGATTCTTTATTTTTCCAGATATCTTTAATTACACAAGCAGGAAAAAATTGTGCTACTTAGATGTGGGCGATGAGACCCACTAAGAGACGATCAGCTACTTGCCCAAAAGGGCTGAATATCTGCATCTCTCAAGAACTTGATCCGAATGTGTCTCACAAGGGTTCTTGTCAAAATTGATGAGTGGCAGTCTCTAGGTACCTGTCAAATTTTCAGCCTCAAAAGCTAATCTTACAAAAAAATGCTGCCTCTGCTATTTCCATAGACACGCATCACGCATGTCATCGAgcaaaatttaccaaaaaatGTACATGCGTTGCGGGGGTTATGATACATTCTCCCCTAAATAAGCAAAAACCCTTCTTTTAAAAACTCGAGCCAAGTCAATTATTTCAGACTCCCTCATCTGTCTGGCCGTGCTGTCCAATTGACACAGTTTCTGGTTCCAACGGGACAACCTATTCGCAATGTCAATGGTAAGACTGGCCATATCTCGACTATTTGTTAATACTCGCAAGACAGACGCAGAATAAGCAGCATTTGAAACAAGTCTGTTAAGCAATATCAGCACCTCCCGCATCAGCAAGTTCCTACATACAACCAAGTAAAAATTAGCGTATCGGGATTTGCAATACAATGTAGAAGCTCCATAGCCAAACAACAGTCGATTATTATCTATTACCTAGATTTCTAATTAATTACCTTGCCTTGCAAATATCTGCTGGCTCAGAACATATTCTTGGTTCAGCACAGACTGCTGCTTCTGCATCCACCTCTGACACCAGTACTTGCAATATGAACATAAGAAAGTTCGCCTCTCTAGATAGCTTGTAATTTATCAGTATTTCCACACCAGACCTCCCAGTTGAGGCTAAGAAAGACAGCAAAATAATAGAATTTCTCCGAAGTTCCAACACCTGAAAAGTCCATTTATTAAAAAGTTGCAAAATACAATTTCTTACAAGCATCCATTCAAACATTGCATAAGAGAAGCACTCAAGCACGACAATTTATGGTCTATAAAAGAGCAAGCAGATGTCTAATGACCCATTCTGGCCATCCAACTGTAAAACTGAAAGATTTATCAATGTGACAAATTGTATCAAAGGACAATTGGCTACAAGCCTACAACATTTCTTTACCGATGTAGTCGGAGCTTGATGAACTTAAGTTAGAAAGTCTATTTCCAAGCAGGCCATGATTCATAACACAGCATTctttaaaatgcacaaaaatgtaccATTTTAATTAACCAATTGGTGATGACAAGGAATCCACACAGAAATAAAATAAGAGATCACTACACCAAATGGACTATATAAATTGGTACTGCTTTCCTCTTAAATACCTTTACACCATTGCCGGTGCAAGCTATGCAATCTGTCAAGCTCTCAAGGATGCTATGGAGTCCTTTACATGTCAAAGAGCTCAAAACATCATCGTCAGCAGCACCCGTACTGTCCCCCTTGATACAGCTAGAGCAGAATATGGCCAGTAGTTTTGGACCTTCAACATCACAAAGAAAAGTAAGTTGTCCAGAATTGGGTGGCATATTAAAGATGGTCTTTACCATAAATTAAgtgtcaattttatgcatatgaGACAAGCCAAACAAAGTATGGCCTAGCATCATTCTTGATGGGCAGAGACAGTAAGCTCAGAGACACAACTCAAGCTTGACCTATCTGAAATTAAGCGGGCACAAAAGCTTCAAGGATATGCTAAGTAACCTGGCTAATGTGATCAAGGGGTGTCTTCAAGCAATGCCATAATTTTGAACACTTCATGAATAAACTGAGGGAGCCAAACGTATGAAGGTGCAAGACTATAATTTGCAGATTTAAAACATTAATTGAGCAATACACAAATCCATGTTTGAGAAGTAACAATCAACCATATGAATGAAAATTATATATAGGTTCTACAAGGGGccaattcctttcctttttctatAGGTATTTGCAAGATAATGGATGCCAGTGGCCATTGCCATAAAGCCATATCCAGATAATTGCTTTTTAGTTGAGCTGTTACAAACCAACTACAAGATGTACAAGTTACACCATAACACGCCACTAATTACCTAGAAGAAGCTTAGAGAGACAAGTTATATGACAAAAATAATCTCAAGAATTCAGGTGTAGTTCATTTATTCCATTCACgtgaaaaagaacaaagaaatgaaacaactaaaaggaggaagaagaattaAAGTAACTGGGATTACAGTTTAGAAGCAAATGTAGGAGATGTAGAGCTTCCTTCTGCACAAGCAAGCCAGATTCTTTTCTCAGTAACTGTGAAATGCTTTCAAACAGTAGTGTTGTACCAAACCTGTTTCAAGCAAAGTTTCCTTAAGAAAACAGAAGAACAGCTAtattaaattagaaaaaattaacAATTTACACCAACTCATACTTACTTTTCCCTCTCCACATAAGTGCTATTCCTCATCACAATCTCATTCATAGTAGAGACTGCTTCTAATCTTATACACTCTTCAGTACTCTTCATGGCAATTTGATGCATATGCTCAAAGAGAGAACCCCAGTTTATGCAAGAAAGCAGCACTGAAGTCTCATGATTCCGTGGTTCCTTCTCACACAGAATTTCAGCAGTAGAAGGCTGAATTCCAAATGGCATATTGCCTGCATAAAATGTACCA
Protein-coding regions in this window:
- the LOC120017308 gene encoding disease resistance protein RPM1-like, with the protein product MSWPEKVRRISVHNTLQNAHHSLVVPKLRSLFMCWGMDSVNESSKLIFSSGHSRLLNVLDMQDASLKKFPKQVSSLFLLKYLNLRNTKLKNIPSSIRNLGFLETLDLKKTHVSKLPVDILELKRLRHLLVYHYEKEPNSNTHFKYGFKAMKRIGCLQSLQKLCFIESHQHGNHIMEELGRLRQLRRLGIIKFRTRDGKALCSSIEKLKNLRAFSVTAEHKNEIIDMQHLTCPPQFLQRLYLRGRLEKLPNWISSLQGLVKLCLRWSRLTGDPLFTLHRLPNLVHLEFIQAFDGESLVFVAGGFQRLKFLGLNKLERLKRVVVEKGALPCLEKLIVGYCGLQQVPSGIENLTMLKLLVFQKMPSNFISSLHLFCGEDNWKDSHIPEVYFTDSEYGITDDVYSLESFRKGQNFLRLDAGIKRQKHE
- the LOC120015880 gene encoding loganic acid O-methyltransferase-like, with the protein product MAMKTTMNGGDGHYSYTRNSLGQRQGLELMKDLINKGIDEKLDVAKFMSSSSSFSPKMFRVADLGSSVGPNTYFAVQNIINSVKLKYQETDVEFQAFFNDQISNDFNTLFKNLPSDREYFVAAAPGPFHGRLFPKKSIHFVHSSYSLHWLSSVPKELVDKESPAYNKGKIFYTSASEQVFEAYTAQFAKDITSFLNARAHEVVHGGLMALLIPCFPDGTPPSQRNMEGVFDLLGDSLTDLANMGLVSEAKVDSFNLPLYHTSPQELKGLIEKNGDFSIERMENICRSRTQVDASFIKSMILHLRAAWEGMIREHFGNDIVDELFDRFTKKAINSSIFSESEKYESLSELFVLLKRNGD